The DNA segment TTGTCCCTTCTTTACTTCATCGCCGGGCTTGGCAAAGAGTTCAATACCGGCCGCTGCCTGTACTGGTTCTTCCTTAAATGCACGACCAGCTCCCAGCCGCCAAGAGGCAACGCCAACAGATAGTGCGTCGAGCGTGGATAACACGCCATCAGACTCGGCGATAACGTCGTGGGTGAACTTCGAGGCTGGCATTGACGCATCTGGATCTCCACCTTGGGCTTCAATCATCTTGCGCCAAACATCCATTGCGCGACCATCTTTGAGGGCCTTTTCGACGTCGGCTTCAGGTTGTCCGGCAGCGGTGAGCATTTCACGTGCCAATGCGAGAGTAAGTTCGACGACGTCGGATGGACCACCACCAGCAAGAACCTCAACTGATTCCTCAACTTCAAGTCCGTTTCCGATCTTCATTCCAAGTGGCGTTGACATATCGGTCAGCAATGCGGTGGTTTTGACTCCGGCATCTGTTCCGAGATCAACCATTGTCCGAGCAAGTTCTCGAGCCTTCGTAAGATCTTTCATGAATGCGCCCGATCCGACTTTGACATCCAAAACCAGCGAATCTGTGCCTTCTGCGATCTTCTTCGACATAATCGAGGAAGCTATTAGTGGGATGCAATCGACTGTTGAGGTCACATCACGAAGTGCGTAGAGTTTTTTGTCAGCTGGAGCGAGTCCCGAACCCGCGGCACAAATGACAGCTCCTGGACCTTCGAGACCGAGTTGCTGCATGATTTCATCATTCGAAAGCGCTGCTCGCCACCCTGGAATTGCTTCGAGTTTATCGAGGGTTCCGCCGGTATGTCCGAGTCCGCGGCCCGAAAGTTGTGGAACAGCAACACCATACACTGCTACGAGAGGAGCAAGTGGAAGCGTGATTTTATCGCCTACGCCACCGGTTGAGTGCTTATCTGCGGTTACCCGTCCAAGTTTTGAGAAATCCATCCGCTCACCAGAGGCAATCATGGCGTTGGTCCACTGCGAAATTTCTTCTCTATCCATGCCGTTGAGGAAAATTGCCATAGCAAGTGCAGCCATTTGTTCGTC comes from the Arcanobacterium phocisimile genome and includes:
- a CDS encoding thymidine phosphorylase; this encodes MAEKFDVVDVIRNKRDNLKLTQAEINWTIDAYTRGIIGDEQMAALAMAIFLNGMDREEISQWTNAMIASGERMDFSKLGRVTADKHSTGGVGDKITLPLAPLVAVYGVAVPQLSGRGLGHTGGTLDKLEAIPGWRAALSNDEIMQQLGLEGPGAVICAAGSGLAPADKKLYALRDVTSTVDCIPLIASSIMSKKIAEGTDSLVLDVKVGSGAFMKDLTKARELARTMVDLGTDAGVKTTALLTDMSTPLGMKIGNGLEVEESVEVLAGGGPSDVVELTLALAREMLTAAGQPEADVEKALKDGRAMDVWRKMIEAQGGDPDASMPASKFTHDVIAESDGVLSTLDALSVGVASWRLGAGRAFKEEPVQAAAGIELFAKPGDEVKKGQKLMTLHTDDESRIERALDSLVGGIEIGGEFKASQSVVLDRIS